The following coding sequences are from one Pyxidicoccus xibeiensis window:
- a CDS encoding AraC family transcriptional regulator: MRNPPLHAPVDPLGEALHFLRMTGSFYCRSELTAPWGCSIPAMQDCLWFHVVTSGRGWLDVPGSEPIELRPGDFALVPHGAGHRLWTDPQAATPNVVELPQDMVSERYSLLRYGGGGAPCTLICGAVRFDHPAAHPLLKLLPRVISLDASSSPHLDWMESTLRLMAAEARELRPGGETVITRLADILVIQAIRSWIQRDPAAQTGWLGALQDPQIGRAITLIHRDPSRAWTLASLASEVAMSRSAFAARFTELVGESAMHYVARWRMQVAHTWLKEDKPALGELASRLGYQSEAAFSRAFKRFMGISPGAVKRNPDAVRQQA, from the coding sequence ATGAGGAACCCACCACTTCATGCGCCCGTGGACCCGCTGGGAGAAGCGCTCCACTTCCTGCGGATGACCGGCAGCTTCTACTGCCGCTCGGAGCTCACCGCGCCGTGGGGGTGCTCCATCCCGGCCATGCAGGACTGCTTGTGGTTCCACGTCGTGACGTCCGGCCGGGGCTGGCTCGACGTGCCGGGCAGCGAGCCCATCGAACTGCGGCCGGGGGACTTCGCGCTCGTACCTCATGGCGCGGGGCACCGTCTCTGGACCGACCCCCAGGCCGCCACGCCCAACGTCGTGGAGCTGCCGCAAGACATGGTCAGCGAGCGGTACTCCCTCCTGCGGTACGGCGGCGGCGGCGCTCCATGCACCCTCATCTGCGGTGCCGTGCGCTTCGACCATCCGGCCGCGCACCCCCTCCTCAAGCTCCTCCCTCGGGTCATCTCCCTGGACGCGTCCAGCTCGCCCCACCTGGACTGGATGGAGAGCACGCTGCGGCTCATGGCCGCCGAAGCGAGGGAGCTGCGCCCGGGAGGAGAGACGGTCATCACCCGCCTCGCGGACATCCTGGTCATCCAGGCCATCCGCTCGTGGATTCAGCGAGACCCCGCCGCACAGACTGGCTGGCTCGGCGCGCTCCAGGACCCGCAGATTGGCCGCGCCATCACGCTCATCCACCGCGACCCCTCGCGCGCATGGACTCTCGCCTCGCTCGCGTCCGAGGTCGCCATGTCACGCTCGGCCTTCGCGGCGCGCTTCACCGAGCTCGTCGGAGAGTCCGCCATGCACTACGTCGCGCGCTGGCGGATGCAGGTGGCGCACACCTGGCTCAAGGAGGACAAGCCCGCACTCGGAGAGCTCGCGAGCCGCCTCGGCTACCAGTCCGAGGCCGCCTTCAGCCGCGCGTTCAAGCGCTTCATGGGCATCTCCCCGGGCGCGGTGAAACGAAACCCGGACGCCGTGCGTCAGCAGGCCTGA
- a CDS encoding alpha/beta fold hydrolase encodes MTERILETRGIRLCTEAFGSPTDPPILLVMGAVSSMKWWPDPLVERLVAAGRYVIRHDHRDTGRSTTWPLGARGYSVDDLADDLLAVLDGYGLARAHLVGMSLGGMLSQIVALKAPERVLSLTLISAEFLGDLGVEPPPLSPALLAHFGTVATLDWSNEAAVLDFMVEAGRLNASGRRPYDAAFARRVAAEEFRRSSSLQSMMNHATLTGGEQWYGRSHELRAPLLVIHGALDPVVPYVHGVALARAVPGARLVTLEDAGHELHEADWPTLAGAITAHTAAAR; translated from the coding sequence ATGACTGAGCGAATCCTCGAGACCCGCGGCATCCGGCTGTGCACCGAGGCCTTCGGTTCGCCCACGGACCCGCCCATCCTCCTGGTCATGGGCGCCGTCTCGTCGATGAAGTGGTGGCCTGACCCGCTCGTCGAGCGGCTGGTCGCGGCGGGGCGGTACGTCATCCGCCATGACCATCGCGACACGGGCCGCTCCACGACCTGGCCGCTGGGGGCCCGGGGCTACTCCGTCGATGACCTCGCCGACGACCTCCTCGCCGTGCTGGACGGCTACGGGCTCGCGCGGGCCCATCTCGTGGGGATGTCGCTCGGAGGGATGCTCTCGCAAATCGTGGCGCTGAAGGCGCCCGAGCGCGTCCTCTCCCTCACGCTCATCAGCGCGGAGTTCCTCGGCGACCTGGGCGTCGAGCCTCCGCCGCTCTCCCCGGCGCTGCTGGCGCACTTCGGCACGGTGGCCACGCTCGACTGGAGCAACGAGGCCGCGGTCCTCGACTTCATGGTGGAGGCGGGGCGGCTGAATGCCAGCGGGCGCAGGCCCTATGACGCGGCCTTCGCTCGCCGCGTGGCGGCGGAGGAGTTCCGGCGCTCGTCCAGCCTCCAGAGCATGATGAACCACGCGACGCTCACGGGCGGCGAGCAGTGGTATGGCCGGAGCCACGAGCTCCGGGCGCCGCTGCTCGTCATCCACGGCGCGCTGGACCCCGTCGTCCCCTACGTGCATGGCGTGGCCCTGGCCCGAGCCGTCCCGGGCGCGCGGCTGGTGACGCTCGAGGACGCGGGGCACGAGCTGCACGAGGCGGACTGGCCCACCCTCGCCGGGGCCATCACCGCCCATACCGCCGCCGCGCGCTGA
- a CDS encoding helix-turn-helix transcriptional regulator, which translates to MRLQDFLRAHESTTVAEIAAALEVSVRTVHRDLATLREEGVPISSDSGPGGGVRLERDRGLTAVHLSLEEVVALWLAANLSSAGSTLPWGSAARSGLQKLFASVPRERARGMRELCRRVVVGRPASARVLAEVGVPPEELLAVFERAFREKVCLSFDYRDRHGNATRRLVEPHGLLVEAPVWYVLARDVEKSAARIFRMDRIRRARVVPERPFVPDMEGLKAQALAQKQKESTPEPGPARAPGMLAES; encoded by the coding sequence ATGCGGCTGCAGGACTTCCTCCGGGCCCACGAGTCCACCACCGTCGCGGAAATCGCGGCGGCCCTGGAGGTGAGCGTCCGCACCGTCCACCGGGACCTGGCGACACTGCGGGAAGAGGGCGTGCCCATCAGCAGCGACTCGGGGCCGGGCGGAGGCGTGCGGCTGGAGCGGGACAGAGGCCTGACGGCGGTGCACCTGTCGCTGGAGGAGGTGGTGGCGCTGTGGCTGGCGGCGAACCTGTCGTCGGCCGGCAGCACGCTGCCCTGGGGGAGCGCCGCGCGCTCGGGGCTCCAGAAGCTCTTCGCCAGCGTGCCCCGCGAGCGGGCCCGGGGCATGCGTGAGCTGTGCCGCCGCGTGGTGGTGGGGCGGCCCGCGAGCGCCCGGGTGCTGGCGGAGGTGGGCGTGCCGCCGGAGGAACTGCTCGCGGTCTTCGAGCGCGCCTTCCGAGAGAAGGTGTGCCTGTCCTTCGACTACCGGGACCGGCACGGCAATGCGACGCGCCGGCTGGTGGAGCCGCACGGGCTGCTCGTCGAGGCGCCCGTCTGGTACGTGCTGGCACGCGACGTGGAGAAGTCCGCCGCGCGCATCTTCCGGATGGACCGCATCCGCCGGGCCCGCGTCGTGCCCGAGCGCCCCTTCGTCCCCGACATGGAGGGGCTGAAGGCCCAGGCGCTCGCCCAGAAACAGAAGGAGTCCACCCCGGAGCCGGGCCCCGCGCGAGCACCGGGTATGCTCGCGGAGTCATGA
- a CDS encoding TetR/AcrR family transcriptional regulator: MPRPKLHSDEAILDAAMEVLLRRGPGEFTLNDVAVELGMSRAALIQRFKNKDTLYRRAMERSGEQRRDYLASMPVEVGAPGLWRFLTDIVAGMGSGEGLEGHLLLGWQDLRDTTLRRMALERNLMVRDAIAARLPESAERDAVAAVLQDVIVGATMQWMVERQPPLTRYVLERLRRVLRLMFPKESFELPKS; this comes from the coding sequence GTGCCCCGGCCCAAGCTGCACAGCGACGAAGCCATCCTCGATGCCGCCATGGAGGTGCTGCTGCGTCGCGGGCCGGGCGAGTTCACCCTGAACGACGTGGCCGTCGAGCTGGGCATGTCCCGCGCCGCCCTCATCCAGCGCTTCAAGAACAAGGACACGCTGTACCGGCGGGCCATGGAGCGCTCCGGTGAGCAGCGCCGCGACTACCTCGCCTCCATGCCCGTGGAGGTCGGCGCGCCGGGGCTGTGGCGCTTCCTCACGGACATCGTCGCGGGCATGGGCTCGGGCGAGGGGCTCGAAGGCCACCTGCTCCTCGGCTGGCAGGACCTGCGCGACACCACGCTGAGGCGCATGGCCCTCGAGCGCAACCTCATGGTCCGCGACGCCATCGCCGCGAGGCTCCCCGAGAGCGCCGAGCGGGACGCGGTGGCCGCGGTGCTCCAGGACGTCATCGTCGGCGCGACAATGCAGTGGATGGTGGAGCGGCAGCCTCCGCTCACCCGCTACGTGCTGGAGCGCCTGCGCAGGGTGCTCCGCCTGATGTTCCCCAAGGAGTCCTTCGAGCTTCCGAAGTCCTGA
- a CDS encoding alpha/beta fold hydrolase → MLKGPAGALHVDDGGKGGVPVVFVHASCGNTTHWAAQLAHLRKRRRAVALDLRGHGKSTLDGGGPISVEDFAADVDAVVDGLGLQRFVLVGHSLGGAVTTAYAAAHPDRVVGLFLLDPASDGRVIPAEQAAGLMQALSTDAWGAVIAEYWAPMLAPSRPEVRERVLSDLRATSQVGASAGLGSLLTFDPVTALRRYKGPRLTVVTAFNQEPNSYQRLVPELPSMQVDGTGHWVQLDAPDAVNTLLDGFLSSTT, encoded by the coding sequence ATGCTGAAGGGACCTGCTGGAGCGCTGCACGTCGACGACGGAGGGAAGGGTGGGGTGCCGGTGGTGTTCGTCCACGCGAGCTGCGGGAACACCACGCACTGGGCCGCGCAGCTCGCCCATCTGAGGAAGCGCCGGCGGGCGGTGGCGCTCGACCTCCGGGGCCACGGGAAGTCCACGCTCGACGGTGGCGGCCCCATCTCCGTGGAGGACTTCGCGGCCGATGTCGACGCGGTGGTGGACGGGCTCGGCCTCCAACGCTTCGTCCTGGTCGGCCACAGCCTGGGCGGCGCCGTCACCACGGCCTACGCGGCCGCGCACCCGGACCGTGTCGTGGGCCTGTTCCTGCTCGACCCGGCCTCGGACGGGCGCGTCATTCCGGCCGAGCAGGCCGCGGGGCTGATGCAGGCGCTCTCCACGGACGCCTGGGGCGCCGTCATCGCGGAGTACTGGGCGCCGATGCTCGCCCCCTCGCGGCCCGAGGTCCGCGAGCGCGTGCTGTCCGACCTGCGGGCCACGTCGCAGGTGGGCGCGAGCGCGGGACTGGGCTCGCTGCTGACCTTCGACCCTGTCACCGCGCTCCGTCGCTACAAGGGGCCACGACTCACGGTGGTGACGGCGTTCAACCAGGAGCCCAACTCCTACCAGAGGCTCGTCCCCGAGCTTCCGTCCATGCAGGTGGACGGCACGGGGCACTGGGTGCAGCTGGACGCGCCGGACGCGGTGAACACGCTGCTGGACGGGTTCCTCTCCTCCACGACGTGA
- a CDS encoding sensor histidine kinase, whose amino-acid sequence MGPLFAYSLVPVLSVALLLYFTAALRGLNARGLTLYCLATAVWSGALLLLCFPSVAWVGERFAAIGAFISATYLHAAYDVTRQRSYRLVKLAYAVAVVVTCIGIFVPHILHGPLAMRRGPLFWPAMVLAVAAAAVPLAHLARSYQHESPERRPLLRSLGIAGALAYVGSISNALLLSGGYALPFGMYLVLAALLVLVHVINAHQAPGDRRLLERSLVYSAMAAVLSAGFLFGVLTLLAGSGQPFLVEYRVGAFFLLALAALAFEPVRQGLQEWLGRRLLKGRASGSELAAALAAQEARADQAARLAELGQFASAVAHEVRNPLGVLAAHLKLLERRGGDPDSVAAMREQIERASHFVDELLRYGRPRPLELRRVDVPASLALSYSTARQGLGALAPEVAFDLPGSEALEVEADQAQLTQAFVILLENALLALREVSAPTLRVRCERGEKTLRVRVEDSGPGIPPELLPRLFQPFVTGRKREGPRPGTGLGLAIARGIIERHGGNIRAGRSEALGGACFELELPLTQPASLAAATS is encoded by the coding sequence ATGGGGCCCCTGTTCGCCTACAGCCTCGTGCCCGTCCTCTCGGTCGCGCTGCTGCTGTACTTCACCGCCGCGCTCCGGGGCCTCAATGCCCGGGGGCTGACGCTCTACTGCCTGGCCACCGCCGTGTGGAGCGGCGCGCTGCTGCTGCTGTGCTTCCCCTCCGTGGCCTGGGTGGGAGAGCGCTTCGCCGCCATCGGCGCATTCATCTCCGCCACCTACCTCCACGCCGCCTATGACGTGACACGCCAGCGCTCCTACCGGCTGGTGAAGCTGGCCTACGCGGTGGCGGTGGTGGTGACGTGCATCGGCATCTTCGTCCCCCACATCCTCCATGGGCCGCTGGCCATGCGGCGCGGCCCGCTGTTCTGGCCCGCCATGGTGCTGGCCGTGGCCGCGGCGGCCGTGCCGCTGGCGCACCTGGCGCGCTCCTACCAGCACGAATCCCCCGAGCGCCGGCCGCTGCTGCGCAGCCTGGGCATCGCCGGCGCGCTGGCGTACGTGGGCAGCATCAGCAACGCACTGTTGCTGTCGGGCGGCTATGCGCTGCCCTTCGGCATGTACCTGGTGCTGGCCGCGCTGCTGGTGCTGGTCCACGTCATCAACGCGCACCAGGCGCCCGGAGACCGCAGGCTGCTGGAGCGCAGCCTCGTGTACTCGGCGATGGCGGCGGTGCTGTCCGCGGGCTTCCTCTTCGGTGTGCTGACGCTCCTGGCCGGCAGCGGCCAGCCCTTCCTCGTCGAGTACCGCGTGGGCGCCTTCTTCCTGCTGGCCCTGGCGGCGCTCGCCTTCGAGCCGGTGCGCCAGGGCCTCCAGGAGTGGCTGGGCCGCCGGCTCCTCAAGGGGCGCGCCAGCGGCAGCGAGCTGGCCGCCGCGCTCGCCGCCCAGGAGGCCCGCGCCGACCAGGCCGCCAGGCTGGCCGAACTGGGCCAGTTCGCCTCCGCCGTGGCCCACGAAGTCCGCAACCCCCTGGGCGTGCTCGCCGCGCACCTCAAGCTGCTGGAGCGCCGGGGCGGGGACCCGGACTCCGTGGCCGCCATGCGCGAGCAGATAGAGCGCGCCAGCCACTTCGTGGACGAGCTGCTGCGCTATGGCCGGCCCCGCCCGCTGGAGCTGCGCCGCGTGGATGTGCCTGCCAGTCTTGCTTTGTCATACTCCACCGCGCGTCAGGGGTTGGGCGCACTCGCCCCGGAGGTGGCTTTCGACCTGCCCGGAAGCGAGGCATTGGAGGTGGAGGCGGACCAGGCCCAGCTCACCCAGGCGTTTGTCATTCTTCTGGAGAATGCCTTGCTCGCGTTGAGGGAGGTGTCCGCCCCCACGCTGCGGGTGCGGTGCGAGCGCGGCGAGAAGACGCTGCGGGTGCGGGTGGAGGACAGCGGGCCGGGCATCCCCCCGGAGCTGCTTCCCCGGCTGTTCCAGCCCTTCGTGACGGGGCGCAAGCGCGAGGGCCCCCGGCCGGGCACCGGGCTGGGGCTCGCGATTGCGCGAGGCATCATCGAACGTCATGGAGGCAACATTCGCGCGGGGCGCTCGGAGGCATTGGGGGGCGCCTGCTTCGAATTGGAGCTTCCCCTGACGCAGCCCGCCTCGCTGGCCGCCGCGACCTCCTAA
- a CDS encoding NAD(P)-dependent oxidoreductase, protein MRVLVIGATGGSGRATVAELLSAGHEVTAFARRPDALAVTSERLKVFQGDATKPADVERAVRGQDAVIVTLGITENAMLVRMRGSANTPLDVRSQGTRNVIAAMKQHGVRKLVVQTTYGVGETRGRLPLKWRLLFSLLLKPQIADTEQQERAVRESGLDWVLAQPVGLTDGAGPGAPFASPTGEAREFSISRRSVGRFLVEAAESAKYIGRSVALSA, encoded by the coding sequence ATGAGAGTGCTGGTCATTGGAGCAACGGGCGGTTCCGGGCGCGCGACAGTCGCGGAGCTGCTGTCCGCGGGGCATGAGGTGACGGCGTTCGCACGGCGGCCGGATGCGCTCGCTGTCACGTCGGAGCGCCTGAAGGTCTTCCAGGGGGACGCGACGAAGCCCGCTGACGTCGAGCGCGCGGTGCGAGGGCAGGACGCGGTCATCGTCACCCTGGGCATCACCGAGAACGCCATGCTCGTCCGGATGCGGGGCAGCGCGAACACGCCGCTCGACGTGCGCTCGCAGGGAACGCGGAACGTCATCGCGGCGATGAAGCAGCACGGCGTGCGCAAGCTGGTGGTCCAGACCACCTACGGCGTGGGTGAGACGCGGGGCAGGCTGCCGCTCAAGTGGAGGCTGCTGTTCTCGCTGCTCCTGAAGCCGCAGATTGCCGACACCGAGCAGCAGGAGCGAGCGGTGCGCGAGAGCGGCCTCGACTGGGTGCTGGCGCAGCCCGTCGGGCTGACGGACGGAGCCGGGCCCGGTGCGCCTTTCGCGTCACCGACGGGGGAGGCCCGCGAGTTCAGCATCTCCCGGAGGAGTGTCGGCCGCTTCCTCGTTGAGGCAGCGGAGAGCGCGAAGTACATCGGCAGGTCGGTCGCGCTGTCCGCCTGA
- a CDS encoding tetratricopeptide repeat protein has product MSETYDSHRVQALEALIAQEPRKAFGIFRGALRYPGAPELKDRVRWTEAWEVFARIAAAISSEELAAIVRKAAQDPDDVQALYDLGFQLIEQSLHDLAATVLARAHACLPGHVGILEELSSALEGMDAHSEAARFLQAAPELVQEHAMLRYLYAFNSIMSGDLDTPRQLLPRLAVLCTPTEETPPDKAQLFETLVGRIREFLARADAVRAVSPLDDQDLRGWQFVITGSVLLRLSPYGFDEGMNGRYAYLQDSEHSCLEGIRCVEAVLAHTDRRPPRVFILPDRDSAILGHATARVLGLPAEPWPEHGSDAPGLVVAYDLSMLEPELTAQFRRHRPGQLLWSHAVPWTESPPFSPDLTTLLYQMNTSPWGARLRVVPDTQQTEKAAPEEGSVESLAARLASMKLEAEALKDLPELLRLLGAMASVQGAAVGGLFRESGLRRRHFSDSPVKSSRFL; this is encoded by the coding sequence ATGTCCGAAACCTACGACTCCCACCGTGTCCAGGCGCTCGAAGCCCTCATTGCCCAGGAGCCACGCAAGGCATTCGGCATCTTCCGTGGGGCGCTGCGCTATCCCGGCGCGCCGGAGCTGAAGGACCGGGTCCGGTGGACCGAGGCCTGGGAGGTCTTCGCCCGCATCGCGGCGGCCATCTCCAGCGAGGAGCTCGCGGCCATCGTTCGCAAGGCCGCGCAGGACCCGGATGACGTCCAGGCCCTCTATGACCTGGGCTTCCAGCTCATCGAGCAGTCGCTCCACGACCTCGCGGCCACGGTGCTCGCGCGCGCCCACGCGTGCCTGCCGGGCCATGTCGGCATCCTCGAGGAGCTCAGCTCCGCGCTGGAGGGCATGGACGCCCACTCGGAGGCCGCGCGCTTCCTGCAGGCCGCGCCGGAACTGGTGCAGGAGCACGCCATGCTCCGCTACCTGTACGCCTTCAACTCAATCATGTCGGGCGACCTGGACACTCCCCGTCAGCTCCTGCCTCGGCTCGCGGTGCTGTGCACGCCCACCGAGGAGACTCCGCCAGACAAGGCCCAGCTCTTCGAGACGCTCGTGGGACGCATCCGCGAGTTCCTCGCGCGCGCCGATGCCGTCCGCGCTGTCTCGCCCCTGGACGACCAGGATCTGCGCGGCTGGCAGTTCGTCATCACCGGCAGCGTGCTGCTCCGGCTGTCCCCGTACGGCTTCGACGAGGGCATGAACGGGCGTTACGCCTATCTCCAGGACTCCGAGCACAGCTGCCTGGAGGGCATCCGGTGCGTGGAGGCCGTCCTCGCGCATACCGACCGCAGGCCGCCGCGCGTCTTCATCCTCCCGGACCGGGACAGCGCCATCCTCGGGCACGCCACCGCGCGGGTGCTGGGCCTGCCCGCCGAGCCCTGGCCGGAGCACGGCAGCGACGCACCCGGACTGGTGGTGGCCTATGACCTGAGCATGCTGGAGCCCGAGCTGACGGCCCAGTTCCGGCGGCACCGGCCCGGGCAGCTGCTCTGGAGCCATGCCGTGCCGTGGACGGAGTCGCCTCCCTTCTCTCCGGACCTGACGACGCTGCTCTACCAGATGAACACGTCCCCCTGGGGCGCGCGGCTGCGCGTGGTGCCCGACACGCAGCAGACGGAGAAGGCAGCTCCCGAGGAGGGCTCCGTGGAGTCCCTGGCCGCACGGCTCGCGTCCATGAAGCTGGAGGCGGAGGCGCTGAAGGACCTGCCCGAGCTGCTGCGCCTGCTGGGGGCCATGGCCTCGGTGCAGGGGGCCGCGGTCGGTGGGCTGTTCCGTGAGTCGGGCCTCCGTCGCCGGCACTTCAGTGACTCGCCGGTGAAGAGCAGTCGCTTCCTCTGA
- a CDS encoding RNA polymerase sigma factor has protein sequence MRARARLAIVKSPLGGEFEAFAWRIQPTLFAVLGKYCGGQEQDIEDLVHDVLLRALLRWEQLKHLDEDAQRAWTARVASNCFLDRCRRKSSEATRMESLLRLHELAEQYDDSWEPELWEYVGPEDLLTAVERLSTPKLRRTFELYLQGLSYAEIGRDTGEKAGTVGARLTRARKELRALLREPAERRRREQMR, from the coding sequence GTGAGAGCAAGAGCGCGACTGGCGATTGTGAAGTCCCCGCTGGGGGGAGAGTTCGAAGCCTTCGCCTGGCGGATCCAGCCCACCCTTTTCGCGGTGCTGGGAAAGTACTGCGGTGGCCAGGAACAGGACATCGAGGACCTGGTGCATGACGTGCTGCTCCGGGCGCTGCTGCGCTGGGAGCAGCTGAAGCACCTGGACGAGGACGCGCAGCGGGCGTGGACGGCGCGGGTGGCCAGCAACTGCTTCCTGGACCGGTGTCGCCGCAAGAGCAGCGAGGCCACCCGGATGGAGTCGCTGCTGCGCCTGCACGAGCTGGCGGAGCAGTACGACGACTCGTGGGAGCCGGAGCTGTGGGAGTACGTCGGGCCGGAGGACCTGCTCACGGCCGTGGAGCGGCTGAGCACGCCGAAGCTGCGGCGGACGTTCGAGCTGTACCTGCAGGGCCTGTCGTACGCGGAGATTGGCCGGGACACGGGCGAGAAGGCGGGCACGGTGGGGGCGCGGCTGACGCGTGCGCGCAAGGAGCTCCGCGCGCTGCTGCGCGAGCCCGCGGAGCGGCGGCGGCGGGAGCAGATGCGATGA
- a CDS encoding cysteine hydrolase family protein, with translation MTKQAKARGKRSDTALLIIDVINDLDFPGGENVLPWALRMVERLGPFAARMRRSGVPVIYVNDNFGYWRSNFSDIYKHCTRPGIRGRDVARALKPVADDYFILKPKHSAFFATSLVPLLEHLGTKKLILAGMATNLCIFFTAHDAHMHEYKLTVLSDCCAAESDHDHDEALSQLQRFLRVRVCRSDEVKLPPKRRRAAAKRPPPAK, from the coding sequence GTGACGAAGCAGGCGAAGGCACGCGGCAAGCGCTCCGACACTGCGCTGCTCATCATCGACGTCATCAACGACCTGGACTTTCCCGGCGGAGAGAACGTCCTGCCCTGGGCCCTGCGGATGGTGGAGCGGCTGGGCCCCTTCGCCGCCCGCATGCGTCGCAGCGGCGTGCCGGTCATCTACGTCAACGACAACTTCGGCTACTGGCGCAGCAACTTCAGCGACATCTACAAGCACTGCACGCGCCCGGGCATCCGGGGCCGCGACGTCGCCCGCGCCCTCAAGCCCGTCGCGGATGACTACTTCATCCTCAAGCCCAAGCACTCGGCCTTCTTCGCCACCTCGCTGGTGCCGCTGCTGGAGCACCTGGGCACGAAGAAGCTCATCCTCGCGGGCATGGCCACCAACCTCTGCATCTTCTTCACCGCCCACGACGCGCACATGCACGAGTACAAGCTCACCGTGCTGAGCGACTGCTGCGCCGCGGAGAGCGACCACGACCACGACGAGGCGCTGTCCCAGCTCCAGCGCTTCCTGCGCGTGCGGGTCTGCCGGAGCGACGAGGTGAAGCTGCCCCCGAAGCGGCGCCGCGCCGCGGCCAAGCGCCCGCCCCCCGCGAAGTGA